The Anolis carolinensis isolate JA03-04 chromosome 1, rAnoCar3.1.pri, whole genome shotgun sequence genome window below encodes:
- the hspa9 gene encoding stress-70 protein, mitochondrial has protein sequence MLSAARFLVLRRGGTAPCGPAQVIWDGLSQDILRAVASRKYASEAIKGAVIGIDLGTTNSCVAVMEGKQAKVLENAEGARTTPSVVAFSNDGERLVGMPAKRQAVTNPHNTLYATKRLIGRRYDDSEVQKDIKNVPFKIVRASNGDAWLEAHGKLYSPSQIGAFILMKMKETAENYLGHPAKNAVITVPAYFNDSQRQATKDAGQIAGLNVLRVINEPTAAALAYGLDKAEDKVIAVYDLGGGTFDISILEIQKGVFEVKSTNGDTFLGGEDFDQALLQYIVKEFKRETGVDLTKDNMALQRVREASEKAKCELSSSVQTDINLPYLTMDASGPKHLNMKLSRSQFEGIVGDLIKRTVAPCQKAMQDAEVSKSDIGEVILVGGMTRMPKVQQTVQDMFGRAPSKAVNPDEAVAIGAAIQGGVLAGDVTDVLLLDVTPLSLGIETLGGVFTKLINRNTTIPTKKSQVFSTAADGQTQVEIKVHQGEREMATDNKLLGQFTLVGIPPAPRGVPQIEVTFDIDANGIVHVSAKDKGTGREQQIVIQSSGGLSKDDIENMVKNAEKYAEEDRRKKERVEAVNMAEGIIHDTESKMEEFKDQLPADECNKLKEEIAKMRELLARKDSETGENIRQAATTLQQASLKLFEMAYKKMASERESSGSSGSSGDQKEEKQ, from the exons ATGTTGAGCGCCGCTCGCTTTTTGGTCCTGCGCCGCGGAGGGACGGCTCCCTGCGGGCCTGCCCAG gtTATCTGGGATGGGTTAAGTCAAGATATCCTCAGAGCTGTAGCGAGCAGGAAATATGC CTCAGAAGCAATCAAAGGTGCTGTCATTGGTATTGATCTTGGCACAACCAACTCCTGTGTGGCAGTCATGGAAGGAAAGCAAGCGAAA GTGCTGGAAAACGCAGAAGGTGCCAGAACCACCCCTTCTGTGGTAGCATTTTCAAATGACGGTGAGCGATTGGTTGGCATGCCAGCTAAACGGCAGGCCGTAACTAATCCACACAATACCCTTTATGCTACCAAAAGGCTAATTGGGCGACGATATGATGATTCAGAAGTGCAGAAAGATAt CAAAAATGTTCCTTTTAAAATTGTCCGTGCCAGTAATGGTGATGCCTGGTTGGAGGCTCATGGGAAACTGTATTCCCCAAGCCAGATTGGTGCCTTCATATTAATGAAGATGAAAGAAACTGCAG AAAACTACTTGGGACATCCAGCAAAAAATGCTGTCATCACAGTCCCTGCTTATTTCAATGACTCTCAAAGGCAG GCTACTAAGGATGCTGGACAGATTGCTGGACTGAATGTTCTGAGAGTGATAAATGAGCCCACGGCTGCAGCTCTGGCCTATGGATTGGACAAGGCTGAAGACAAAGT TATTGCAGTCTATGACTTGGGCGGTGGCACTTTTGATATTTCTATCTTGGAAATTCAGAAGGGAGTCTTTGAGGTCAAATCTACCAATGGTGATACTTTCTTAGGTGGTGAAGATTTCGATCAGGCGTTGCTACAATATATTGTAAAAGAATTCAAAAGAGAG ACAGGTGTTGATTTAACTAAAGATAACATGGCTTTACAGagagtgagagaagcctcagaaaaagcaaaatgtgaacTCTCTTCTTCAGTCCAG ACGGACATCAACTTACCGTATCTTACAATGGATGCCTCAGGACCAAAGCATTTGAATATGAAGCTATCTCGTTCTCAATTTGAAGGGATTGTGGGTGATCTCATCAAAAGGACAGTTGCACCTTGCCAAAAAGCCATGCAAGATGCTGAAGTCAGCAAAAGTGACATTGGAGAAGTTATCTTGGTGGGCGGTATGACCAGGATGCCAAAG gtGCAGCAGACTGTACAGGACATGTTTGGTCGTGCTCCTAGCAAAGCAGTCAATCCCGATGAGGCTGTTGCTATTGGTGCTGCCATCCAAGGAGGTGTCTTAGCTGGTGATGTTACTGATGTGCTCTTGCTGGATGTGACTCCTCTTTCTCTGGGAATTGAAACACTTGGTGGTGTGTTTACTAAGCTCATTAACAGAAACACAACTATTCCAACCAAGAAGAGTCAG GTATTTTCTACAGCTGCAGATGGACAGACTCAGGTGGAAATCAAAGTCCATCAGGGTGAGAGAGAAATGGCTACAGACAACAAACTGCTTGGTCAATTTACTTTG GTTGGCATTCCACCAGCTCCAAGGGGAGTCCCCCAGATTGAGGTGACTTTTGACATTGATGCCAATGGAATTGTTCACGTGTCTGCAAAAGATAAAGGCACAGGACGAGAGCAACAGA TTGTGATACAGTCTTCTGGTGGTCTTAGCAAAGATGATATTGAGAATatggtgaagaatgctgaaaAATATGCAGAAGAAGACAGGCGAAAGAAG GAACGTGTTGAAGCTGTGAACATGGCAGAAGGAATTATTCATGATACAGAATCCAAGATGGAAGAGTTTAAAGATCAGTTGCCAGCTGATGAG TGCAACAAACTGAAAGAAGAAATTGCGAAAATGAGAGAGCTGTTGGCTCGTAAAGATAGTGAAACAGGCGAGAACATCAGGCAGGCAGCAACCACTTTACAGCAAGCATCCCTGAAACTTTTTGAAATGGCCTACAAGAAG